From the Carassius carassius chromosome 45, fCarCar2.1, whole genome shotgun sequence genome, one window contains:
- the LOC132127773 gene encoding ARF GTPase-activating protein GIT2-like isoform X1, whose amino-acid sequence MMSTRARNREICADCSAPDSRWASINRGVLICDECCSIHRGLGRHSSQVRHLTHTPWPSSQLQMVKSLYNNGANSIWEHSLLDPSSIMSGKRKANPQDRVHPNKTDFIKAKYQMLAFVHRMPCREDDSVNAKDLSKQLHSSVRTGNLETCLRLLSLGAQANFFHPEKGNTPLHVAAKVGQLLQVELLTVYGADPGALDSSGITPVDYARQAGHQELADRLVEIQFELTDRLAFYLCGRKPDHKNSQHFIIPQIADSSLDLSELAKAAKKKLQSLSNHQFEELAMDVYDEVDRRETDAVWLATQNHSTLVTDTTVVPFLPVNPEYSSTRNQGRQKLARFNAHEFATLVIDILIDAKRRQQGNSPDNFNDNVELILKDIGNRHGSESPEMDQPDYDSVASDEDTEQEPTSGKEERTKSSESSDLSDCPITVQEFMEVKSALTASEAKIQQLLKVNCHLSEELRLMQSKLNSLQNENSTLKWQTPNSLARPQDLPHRPSPHGCRAMSMYETGSGLRQYHPRGETVFPDTTLTLQPLPSNIGKGPSATAFSSLPTFPSTLSWSWDEITQRGSTLDAQSGKPESDYNNALNHNEMNESGSIQNYFPRMSGWPSDGTVPQSENPSEGECDSSLPCTEDVISKTELITKNIQELLRAAQENKHESFVPCSERILVAVTEMATLFPKRPSSESVRGSLRLLTSSASRLQGECQKATPHNSQQVIQCAYDIAKAAKQLVTVTTKDSN is encoded by the exons ATGATGTCCACTAGAGCCCGAAACCGAGAGATCTGCGCGGACTGCAGCGCGCCCG ATTCTCGTTGGGCCTCGATCAATCGTGGAGTTCTGATATGTGACGAATGCTGCAGTATTCACCGAGGCCTGGGCCGCCACAGTTCTCAGGTCCGACACCTGACCCACACTCCGTGGCCCTCCTCACAGCTCCAG ATGGTGAAGTCCCTGTACAATAATGGAGCAAATTCAATCTGGGAACACAGTCTTCTGGATCCATCTTCTATCATGAGTGGAAAACGCAAAGCCAATCCTCAAGACAGAGTCCA CCCcaataaaacagatttcataAAGGCTAAATATCAAATGCTGGCGTTTGTTCATCGAATGCCGTGCCGTGAAGATGACAGTGTTAACGCCAAAGACCTCAGCAAG CAACTTCACTCTAGCGTTCGAACCGGCAATTTGGAAACTTGTCTGAGGCTGTTGTCGCTGGGAGCGCAGGCTAACTTTTTCCATCCT GAGAAAGGAAATACTCCATTACATGTGGCTGCTAAAGTAGGCCAGCTGCTCCAGGTGGAGCTGCTCACTGTGTATGGAGCAGATCCCGGAGCACTGGACAGTTCTGGGATAACTCCTGTTGACTACGCCAG GCAGGCAGGACACCAGGAACTTGCAGACAGACTGGTGGAGATCCAGTTTGAGCTGACAGACAGACTAGCGTTCTATCTGTGTGGAAGAAAGCCAG atCATAAAAATAGTCAACACTTTATAATTCCTCAGATAGCAGACAG CAGTCTTGACTTGTCAGAACTGGCCAAAGCGGCAAAGAAAAAGCTTCAATCG CTCAGTAATCATCAGTTTGAAGAACTAGCCATGGATGTTTATGATGAAGTTGACAGAAGAGAAACAGATGCAG TCTGGCTTGCGACTCAGAACCACAGCACCTTAGTAACGGACACCACAGTAGTACCATTCCTTCCTGTCAACCCGGAATATTCGTCCACTAGGAATCAG GGACGTCAGAAGCTCGCAAGGTTCAATGCACATGAGTTTGCGACTTTGGTTATTGATATTTTAATTGATGCCAAGCGACGTCAGCAAGGAAATTCTCCTGATAATTTCAATG ATAATGTGGAATTAATTCTGAAGGACATTGGGAACCGTCATGGCAGTGAAAGTCCAGAGATGGATCAGCCTGATTATGACAGTGTGGCATCTGATGAAGATACGGAGCAAGAACCAACATCTGGAAAAGAAGAGCGGACCAAG AGCTCAGAGTCTTCAGACTTGTCAGACTGCCCCATCACTGTGCAGGAGTTCATGGAAGTGAAAAGTGCCCTCACTGCCTCCGAAGCAAAGATCCAACAGCTCCTTAAGGTCAACTGCCATCTTAGTGAGGAGTTGAGACTCATGCAGAGCAAG TTGAACTCCCTCCAGAATGAGAACAGCACTCTGAAGTGGCAGACTCCTAACAGTTTGGCAAGGCCGCAGGACCTCCCGCACAGGCCATCTCCGCATGGCTGTAGGGCCATGTCGATGTATGAGACCGGCTCGGGTCTGAGGCAGTACCACCCTAGAGGAGAAACAGTCTTCCCTGACACAACCCTAACTCTTCAACCACTGCCGTCAAAT ATTGGGAAGGGTCCCTCAGCGACTGCATTCTCCTCCCTTCCCACGTTCCCCTCAACTCTGTCCTGGTCCTGGGATGAGATAACCCAAAGG GGCTCCACATTAGACGCCCAGAGCGGCAAGCCAGAAAGTGACTATAACAATGCACTGAACCACAATGAGATGAACGAATCTGG GTCAATACAGAATTACTTTCCCAGGATGAGCGGCTGGCCGAGCGATGGTACAGTACCACAATCAGAAAACCCATCTGAGGGTGAGTGCGACTCGTCTCTACCATGCACAGAGGACGTCATCAGCAAAACGGAGCTGATCACAAAGAACATCCAGGAATTACTCAGAGCTGCTCAAGAGAATAAACACGAGAG TTTTGTCCCGTGTTCAGAGAGAATTCTTGTAGCAGTAACAGAGATGGCTACGTTATTCCCTAAG AGGCCATCCTCTGAGTCCGTCCGTGGGTCTTTGCGCCTCTTGACCTCCAGTGCCAGCCGTCTGCAGGGCGAATGTCAAAAGGCCACCCCACACAACTCCCAGCAGGTTATTCAGTGTGCCTATGACATTGCCAAGGCGGCTAAACAGCTAGTTACTGTGACTACCAAAGACAGTAACTGA
- the LOC132127773 gene encoding ARF GTPase-activating protein GIT2-like isoform X2: protein MMSTRARNREICADCSAPDSRWASINRGVLICDECCSIHRGLGRHSSQVRHLTHTPWPSSQLQMVKSLYNNGANSIWEHSLLDPSSIMSGKRKANPQDRVHPNKTDFIKAKYQMLAFVHRMPCREDDSVNAKDLSKQLHSSVRTGNLETCLRLLSLGAQANFFHPEKGNTPLHVAAKVGQLLQVELLTVYGADPGALDSSGITPVDYARQAGHQELADRLVEIQFELTDRLAFYLCGRKPDHKNSQHFIIPQIADSLDLSELAKAAKKKLQSLSNHQFEELAMDVYDEVDRRETDAVWLATQNHSTLVTDTTVVPFLPVNPEYSSTRNQGRQKLARFNAHEFATLVIDILIDAKRRQQGNSPDNFNDNVELILKDIGNRHGSESPEMDQPDYDSVASDEDTEQEPTSGKEERTKSSESSDLSDCPITVQEFMEVKSALTASEAKIQQLLKVNCHLSEELRLMQSKLNSLQNENSTLKWQTPNSLARPQDLPHRPSPHGCRAMSMYETGSGLRQYHPRGETVFPDTTLTLQPLPSNIGKGPSATAFSSLPTFPSTLSWSWDEITQRGSTLDAQSGKPESDYNNALNHNEMNESGSIQNYFPRMSGWPSDGTVPQSENPSEGECDSSLPCTEDVISKTELITKNIQELLRAAQENKHESFVPCSERILVAVTEMATLFPKRPSSESVRGSLRLLTSSASRLQGECQKATPHNSQQVIQCAYDIAKAAKQLVTVTTKDSN, encoded by the exons ATGATGTCCACTAGAGCCCGAAACCGAGAGATCTGCGCGGACTGCAGCGCGCCCG ATTCTCGTTGGGCCTCGATCAATCGTGGAGTTCTGATATGTGACGAATGCTGCAGTATTCACCGAGGCCTGGGCCGCCACAGTTCTCAGGTCCGACACCTGACCCACACTCCGTGGCCCTCCTCACAGCTCCAG ATGGTGAAGTCCCTGTACAATAATGGAGCAAATTCAATCTGGGAACACAGTCTTCTGGATCCATCTTCTATCATGAGTGGAAAACGCAAAGCCAATCCTCAAGACAGAGTCCA CCCcaataaaacagatttcataAAGGCTAAATATCAAATGCTGGCGTTTGTTCATCGAATGCCGTGCCGTGAAGATGACAGTGTTAACGCCAAAGACCTCAGCAAG CAACTTCACTCTAGCGTTCGAACCGGCAATTTGGAAACTTGTCTGAGGCTGTTGTCGCTGGGAGCGCAGGCTAACTTTTTCCATCCT GAGAAAGGAAATACTCCATTACATGTGGCTGCTAAAGTAGGCCAGCTGCTCCAGGTGGAGCTGCTCACTGTGTATGGAGCAGATCCCGGAGCACTGGACAGTTCTGGGATAACTCCTGTTGACTACGCCAG GCAGGCAGGACACCAGGAACTTGCAGACAGACTGGTGGAGATCCAGTTTGAGCTGACAGACAGACTAGCGTTCTATCTGTGTGGAAGAAAGCCAG atCATAAAAATAGTCAACACTTTATAATTCCTCAGATAGCAGACAG TCTTGACTTGTCAGAACTGGCCAAAGCGGCAAAGAAAAAGCTTCAATCG CTCAGTAATCATCAGTTTGAAGAACTAGCCATGGATGTTTATGATGAAGTTGACAGAAGAGAAACAGATGCAG TCTGGCTTGCGACTCAGAACCACAGCACCTTAGTAACGGACACCACAGTAGTACCATTCCTTCCTGTCAACCCGGAATATTCGTCCACTAGGAATCAG GGACGTCAGAAGCTCGCAAGGTTCAATGCACATGAGTTTGCGACTTTGGTTATTGATATTTTAATTGATGCCAAGCGACGTCAGCAAGGAAATTCTCCTGATAATTTCAATG ATAATGTGGAATTAATTCTGAAGGACATTGGGAACCGTCATGGCAGTGAAAGTCCAGAGATGGATCAGCCTGATTATGACAGTGTGGCATCTGATGAAGATACGGAGCAAGAACCAACATCTGGAAAAGAAGAGCGGACCAAG AGCTCAGAGTCTTCAGACTTGTCAGACTGCCCCATCACTGTGCAGGAGTTCATGGAAGTGAAAAGTGCCCTCACTGCCTCCGAAGCAAAGATCCAACAGCTCCTTAAGGTCAACTGCCATCTTAGTGAGGAGTTGAGACTCATGCAGAGCAAG TTGAACTCCCTCCAGAATGAGAACAGCACTCTGAAGTGGCAGACTCCTAACAGTTTGGCAAGGCCGCAGGACCTCCCGCACAGGCCATCTCCGCATGGCTGTAGGGCCATGTCGATGTATGAGACCGGCTCGGGTCTGAGGCAGTACCACCCTAGAGGAGAAACAGTCTTCCCTGACACAACCCTAACTCTTCAACCACTGCCGTCAAAT ATTGGGAAGGGTCCCTCAGCGACTGCATTCTCCTCCCTTCCCACGTTCCCCTCAACTCTGTCCTGGTCCTGGGATGAGATAACCCAAAGG GGCTCCACATTAGACGCCCAGAGCGGCAAGCCAGAAAGTGACTATAACAATGCACTGAACCACAATGAGATGAACGAATCTGG GTCAATACAGAATTACTTTCCCAGGATGAGCGGCTGGCCGAGCGATGGTACAGTACCACAATCAGAAAACCCATCTGAGGGTGAGTGCGACTCGTCTCTACCATGCACAGAGGACGTCATCAGCAAAACGGAGCTGATCACAAAGAACATCCAGGAATTACTCAGAGCTGCTCAAGAGAATAAACACGAGAG TTTTGTCCCGTGTTCAGAGAGAATTCTTGTAGCAGTAACAGAGATGGCTACGTTATTCCCTAAG AGGCCATCCTCTGAGTCCGTCCGTGGGTCTTTGCGCCTCTTGACCTCCAGTGCCAGCCGTCTGCAGGGCGAATGTCAAAAGGCCACCCCACACAACTCCCAGCAGGTTATTCAGTGTGCCTATGACATTGCCAAGGCGGCTAAACAGCTAGTTACTGTGACTACCAAAGACAGTAACTGA
- the LOC132127773 gene encoding ARF GTPase-activating protein GIT2-like isoform X3, which translates to MMSTRARNREICADCSAPDSRWASINRGVLICDECCSIHRGLGRHSSQVRHLTHTPWPSSQLQMVKSLYNNGANSIWEHSLLDPSSIMSGKRKANPQDRVHPNKTDFIKAKYQMLAFVHRMPCREDDSVNAKDLSKQLHSSVRTGNLETCLRLLSLGAQANFFHPEKGNTPLHVAAKVGQLLQVELLTVYGADPGALDSSGITPVDYARQAGHQELADRLVEIQFELTDRLAFYLCGRKPDHKNSQHFIIPQIADSSLDLSELAKAAKKKLQSLSNHQFEELAMDVYDEVDRRETDAVWLATQNHSTLVTDTTVVPFLPVNPEYSSTRNQGRQKLARFNAHEFATLVIDILIDAKRRQQGNSPDNFNDNVELILKDIGNRHGSESPEMDQPDYDSVASDEDTEQEPTSGKEERTKSSESSDLSDCPITVQEFMEVKSALTASEAKIQQLLKVNCHLSEELRLMQSKLNSLQNENSTLKWQTPNSLARPQDLPHRPSPHGCRAMSMYETGSGLRQYHPRGETVFPDTTLTLQPLPSNGSTLDAQSGKPESDYNNALNHNEMNESGSIQNYFPRMSGWPSDGTVPQSENPSEGECDSSLPCTEDVISKTELITKNIQELLRAAQENKHESFVPCSERILVAVTEMATLFPKRPSSESVRGSLRLLTSSASRLQGECQKATPHNSQQVIQCAYDIAKAAKQLVTVTTKDSN; encoded by the exons ATGATGTCCACTAGAGCCCGAAACCGAGAGATCTGCGCGGACTGCAGCGCGCCCG ATTCTCGTTGGGCCTCGATCAATCGTGGAGTTCTGATATGTGACGAATGCTGCAGTATTCACCGAGGCCTGGGCCGCCACAGTTCTCAGGTCCGACACCTGACCCACACTCCGTGGCCCTCCTCACAGCTCCAG ATGGTGAAGTCCCTGTACAATAATGGAGCAAATTCAATCTGGGAACACAGTCTTCTGGATCCATCTTCTATCATGAGTGGAAAACGCAAAGCCAATCCTCAAGACAGAGTCCA CCCcaataaaacagatttcataAAGGCTAAATATCAAATGCTGGCGTTTGTTCATCGAATGCCGTGCCGTGAAGATGACAGTGTTAACGCCAAAGACCTCAGCAAG CAACTTCACTCTAGCGTTCGAACCGGCAATTTGGAAACTTGTCTGAGGCTGTTGTCGCTGGGAGCGCAGGCTAACTTTTTCCATCCT GAGAAAGGAAATACTCCATTACATGTGGCTGCTAAAGTAGGCCAGCTGCTCCAGGTGGAGCTGCTCACTGTGTATGGAGCAGATCCCGGAGCACTGGACAGTTCTGGGATAACTCCTGTTGACTACGCCAG GCAGGCAGGACACCAGGAACTTGCAGACAGACTGGTGGAGATCCAGTTTGAGCTGACAGACAGACTAGCGTTCTATCTGTGTGGAAGAAAGCCAG atCATAAAAATAGTCAACACTTTATAATTCCTCAGATAGCAGACAG CAGTCTTGACTTGTCAGAACTGGCCAAAGCGGCAAAGAAAAAGCTTCAATCG CTCAGTAATCATCAGTTTGAAGAACTAGCCATGGATGTTTATGATGAAGTTGACAGAAGAGAAACAGATGCAG TCTGGCTTGCGACTCAGAACCACAGCACCTTAGTAACGGACACCACAGTAGTACCATTCCTTCCTGTCAACCCGGAATATTCGTCCACTAGGAATCAG GGACGTCAGAAGCTCGCAAGGTTCAATGCACATGAGTTTGCGACTTTGGTTATTGATATTTTAATTGATGCCAAGCGACGTCAGCAAGGAAATTCTCCTGATAATTTCAATG ATAATGTGGAATTAATTCTGAAGGACATTGGGAACCGTCATGGCAGTGAAAGTCCAGAGATGGATCAGCCTGATTATGACAGTGTGGCATCTGATGAAGATACGGAGCAAGAACCAACATCTGGAAAAGAAGAGCGGACCAAG AGCTCAGAGTCTTCAGACTTGTCAGACTGCCCCATCACTGTGCAGGAGTTCATGGAAGTGAAAAGTGCCCTCACTGCCTCCGAAGCAAAGATCCAACAGCTCCTTAAGGTCAACTGCCATCTTAGTGAGGAGTTGAGACTCATGCAGAGCAAG TTGAACTCCCTCCAGAATGAGAACAGCACTCTGAAGTGGCAGACTCCTAACAGTTTGGCAAGGCCGCAGGACCTCCCGCACAGGCCATCTCCGCATGGCTGTAGGGCCATGTCGATGTATGAGACCGGCTCGGGTCTGAGGCAGTACCACCCTAGAGGAGAAACAGTCTTCCCTGACACAACCCTAACTCTTCAACCACTGCCGTCAAAT GGCTCCACATTAGACGCCCAGAGCGGCAAGCCAGAAAGTGACTATAACAATGCACTGAACCACAATGAGATGAACGAATCTGG GTCAATACAGAATTACTTTCCCAGGATGAGCGGCTGGCCGAGCGATGGTACAGTACCACAATCAGAAAACCCATCTGAGGGTGAGTGCGACTCGTCTCTACCATGCACAGAGGACGTCATCAGCAAAACGGAGCTGATCACAAAGAACATCCAGGAATTACTCAGAGCTGCTCAAGAGAATAAACACGAGAG TTTTGTCCCGTGTTCAGAGAGAATTCTTGTAGCAGTAACAGAGATGGCTACGTTATTCCCTAAG AGGCCATCCTCTGAGTCCGTCCGTGGGTCTTTGCGCCTCTTGACCTCCAGTGCCAGCCGTCTGCAGGGCGAATGTCAAAAGGCCACCCCACACAACTCCCAGCAGGTTATTCAGTGTGCCTATGACATTGCCAAGGCGGCTAAACAGCTAGTTACTGTGACTACCAAAGACAGTAACTGA